The Faecalibacterium prausnitzii genome includes a window with the following:
- a CDS encoding CidA/LrgA family protein — translation MTGPPCQRPILRQSCPEGGLRGRDEGGFFTKYLFQFARILAFCFLGEFCHAVLPLPIPASIYGLVLLLAALLLGLVQLDDVKEVGLFLTGIFPLLFVPAAAGVMELWAEMGSMLLPIVIAIIPVTVLVLVTSGHTTQALTRRKQSKKEAAANDTAAE, via the coding sequence TTGACCGGCCCGCCCTGCCAGAGGCCCATTCTCCGGCAGAGCTGCCCCGAAGGGGGGCTGCGCGGGCGCGATGAAGGGGGATTTTTTACGAAGTATCTGTTTCAGTTCGCACGCATCCTTGCGTTCTGTTTTCTGGGCGAGTTCTGCCACGCTGTTCTGCCGCTGCCCATCCCGGCCAGCATCTATGGCCTGGTCCTGCTGCTGGCCGCCCTGCTGCTGGGCCTCGTTCAGCTGGACGATGTGAAGGAGGTCGGCCTGTTCCTGACCGGTATTTTCCCGCTGCTGTTCGTGCCCGCCGCAGCCGGTGTCATGGAGCTGTGGGCCGAGATGGGCAGCATGCTGCTGCCCATCGTCATCGCCATCATCCCGGTCACGGTGCTGGTGCTGGTGACATCCGGCCACACCACCCAGGCGCTCACCCGCCGCAAGCAGAGCAAAAAGGAGGCTGCCGCAAATGACACAGCTGCTGAATGA
- the argF gene encoding ornithine carbamoyltransferase: protein MSLKNRNFLKLLDYTPAEIEALLDLAAGLKAKKKAGIRHDALRGKNIALIFEKTSTRTRCSFEVAAHDLGMEVTYLDPSGSQIGKKESIADTARVLGRMFDGIEYRGYGQQIVEDLAHYAGVPVWNGLTNEFHPTQILADFLTIREHFGRLKGIHFVYFGDARYNMGNSLMVGCAKMGLHFTACAPKKYQPDPALIAQCQAIAAETGATLTFEEDPAKAAQGADVLYTDVWVSMGEPVEVWAERIHDLAPYQINNALMALAGPQAVFMHCLPAYHDHKTTVGKEMGEKFGRDAMEVTDEVFEGPQSIVFDEAENRMHTIKAVMAATLGYEG, encoded by the coding sequence ATGAGTCTGAAAAATCGGAACTTTCTGAAGCTGCTGGATTACACCCCCGCCGAGATCGAAGCGCTGCTGGATCTGGCCGCTGGCCTCAAGGCCAAGAAGAAGGCCGGCATCCGCCACGATGCCCTGCGCGGCAAAAACATCGCCCTGATCTTCGAGAAGACCTCCACCCGCACCCGGTGCAGCTTTGAAGTGGCCGCCCACGATCTGGGCATGGAAGTCACCTATCTGGACCCGTCGGGCAGCCAGATCGGCAAAAAAGAGTCCATTGCGGACACCGCCCGTGTGCTGGGCCGGATGTTCGACGGCATTGAGTACCGCGGCTATGGCCAGCAGATCGTCGAGGACCTGGCCCATTATGCAGGCGTTCCCGTCTGGAACGGTCTGACCAACGAGTTCCACCCCACTCAGATTCTGGCCGACTTCCTCACCATCCGGGAGCACTTCGGCCGCCTGAAGGGCATCCATTTCGTCTACTTCGGCGACGCCCGCTACAACATGGGCAACAGCCTGATGGTGGGCTGCGCCAAGATGGGCCTGCACTTCACGGCCTGCGCCCCCAAGAAGTATCAGCCAGACCCGGCGCTCATCGCTCAGTGCCAGGCTATCGCCGCCGAGACCGGCGCGACCCTGACCTTTGAGGAAGACCCCGCCAAAGCCGCCCAGGGTGCCGATGTGCTGTACACCGACGTCTGGGTCTCGATGGGCGAACCTGTCGAGGTCTGGGCCGAGCGCATCCACGACCTGGCCCCCTACCAGATCAACAACGCACTGATGGCGCTGGCCGGGCCGCAGGCCGTCTTCATGCACTGCCTGCCCGCCTATCACGACCACAAGACCACTGTGGGCAAAGAGATGGGCGAAAAGTTCGGCCGCGATGCCATGGAAGTCACCGACGAGGTCTTCGAAGGCCCGCAGAGCATCGTCTTCGACGAGGCCGAGAACCGGATGCACACCATCAAGGCCGTTATGGCGGCGACCTTGGGATACGAAGGATAA
- a CDS encoding LrgB family protein: MTQLLNEFLSSSSAWGVLLTLAAFALGTLINRVTGKAVFNPLLLGSIFVIILLSVLNISYADYKVSAAPVSYLLLPATISLAIPLYEKWDLLKENAAAIIAGISVGTLVSLGSALALAVAMGLTREQYVTLLPKSVTTAISMDVAAELGGIAALTGAIVILTGIAGNLLAETVCKVFHITDPIAKGVGIGTSAHAVGTSKALQMGEVEGAMSGLSIAVAGVLTAVLCPVFVNFIN; encoded by the coding sequence ATGACACAGCTGCTGAATGAGTTTCTTTCCTCGTCCTCGGCGTGGGGCGTTCTGCTCACGCTGGCGGCCTTTGCACTGGGCACCCTCATCAACCGGGTGACGGGCAAGGCCGTCTTCAACCCTCTGCTGCTGGGCAGCATCTTCGTCATCATCCTGCTCAGTGTGCTGAACATCTCCTACGCAGATTACAAAGTCAGCGCCGCGCCGGTCAGCTATCTGCTGCTGCCCGCCACCATCAGCCTGGCCATCCCGCTGTATGAAAAGTGGGATCTGCTCAAGGAGAACGCCGCCGCCATCATCGCGGGCATCTCGGTGGGAACCCTGGTCAGTCTGGGCAGCGCACTGGCTCTGGCCGTGGCCATGGGCCTGACCCGTGAGCAGTATGTGACCCTGCTGCCCAAGTCCGTCACCACTGCCATCAGCATGGATGTCGCCGCTGAGCTGGGCGGCATCGCGGCCCTGACCGGCGCCATCGTCATCCTGACCGGCATCGCGGGCAACCTGCTGGCCGAGACGGTCTGCAAGGTGTTCCACATCACCGACCCCATTGCCAAGGGCGTGGGCATCGGCACCTCGGCCCATGCCGTCGGCACCAGCAAAGCCCTGCAGATGGGCGAAGTCGAAGGCGCGATGAGCGGCCTGTCCATCGCGGTAGCCGGTGTGCTCACCGCTGTGCTCTGCCCCGTCTTTGTGAATTTTATCAACTGA
- a CDS encoding 3'-5' exonuclease has translation MPQRNLVLFDLEWNIGYQPYTFNYHGVQQTFRGEIIEIGAVKIDEDANVLDTFSIHLRPRIFRKLQHHIAKVTGLTQEDLDNGAPIVQGLRRFMQWCGPDAEFAEWGMDDVPVLKQNLFLCNLDESRPTVWYDLQQVFLREHPRKEGEGMTLESVVTRMGIPMDRPFHDALSDTLYTADVCRKLDLREGLAAYPSEEQALRQSLCPKPGDYRDFRVFRGYVEPYTWRVDPIISTAQCPACGADLAPDEIWLKKGSNSWYTLAQCPHCAGTASEAGKGVFQRYKLARRDGLHWSFARCVQVPDAEALARWDKQRTQQIERMKARAEKQAGEKA, from the coding sequence ATGCCGCAGCGCAATCTGGTTTTATTTGATTTGGAATGGAACATCGGCTACCAGCCGTATACGTTCAACTATCATGGGGTGCAGCAGACCTTCCGGGGCGAGATCATCGAGATCGGCGCGGTGAAGATCGACGAAGACGCCAACGTCCTCGATACCTTCTCCATCCATCTGCGCCCCCGTATCTTCCGCAAATTGCAGCACCACATCGCCAAGGTCACCGGCCTGACGCAGGAAGACCTGGACAACGGCGCCCCCATCGTGCAGGGCCTGCGCCGTTTCATGCAGTGGTGCGGCCCGGACGCCGAGTTCGCCGAGTGGGGCATGGACGATGTGCCGGTGCTCAAGCAGAATCTGTTCCTGTGCAATCTGGACGAGAGCCGCCCCACGGTGTGGTACGACCTGCAGCAGGTCTTTCTGCGGGAGCATCCCCGCAAGGAAGGCGAGGGCATGACGCTGGAAAGCGTCGTCACCCGGATGGGCATTCCGATGGACCGCCCCTTCCACGACGCCCTGTCCGATACCCTCTACACCGCCGATGTCTGCCGCAAGCTCGACCTGCGGGAGGGGTTGGCCGCCTACCCCAGCGAGGAGCAGGCCCTGCGCCAGAGCCTCTGCCCGAAGCCCGGCGACTACCGGGATTTCCGCGTCTTCCGCGGCTATGTGGAGCCGTACACCTGGCGGGTCGACCCCATCATCAGCACGGCCCAGTGCCCGGCCTGCGGAGCCGACCTTGCGCCGGACGAGATCTGGCTGAAAAAGGGCAGCAACAGCTGGTACACGCTGGCCCAGTGCCCCCACTGTGCCGGAACGGCCAGCGAGGCGGGCAAGGGCGTCTTCCAGCGGTACAAGCTGGCCCGGCGGGACGGCCTGCACTGGAGCTTTGCCCGCTGTGTGCAGGTCCCGGATGCCGAGGCGCTGGCCCGCTGGGACAAGCAGCGCACCCAGCAGATCGAGCGGATGAAGGCCCGCGCCGAAAAACAGGCCGGGGAAAAAGCCTGA
- a CDS encoding chromate transporter, which produces MLETLVQLFFAFARIGFTSFGGTSMIPLILDEMSSHGWMSADDLTNLIAIAEMTPGSLGVNCATFAGTQTAGTIGGLVAVLGVLSPAFTLTLAAAVFFQKFRTSKVMGWIMKVVKPLCIGMILEVLLSLSLSTYAGEGGIRFVGIAIGLLCFWLLQKKKMSVPKVIGIAATLGVVGFGVL; this is translated from the coding sequence ATGCTTGAGACGCTGGTGCAGCTGTTCTTCGCCTTTGCCCGCATCGGTTTCACGAGCTTTGGCGGCACCTCGATGATCCCGCTCATCCTCGATGAGATGTCCAGCCACGGCTGGATGAGCGCCGACGACCTGACCAACCTCATCGCCATTGCCGAGATGACCCCCGGCAGCCTGGGCGTGAATTGTGCCACCTTCGCAGGCACCCAGACGGCGGGTACCATCGGCGGTCTGGTGGCTGTGCTGGGCGTGTTGAGCCCGGCCTTCACCCTGACGCTGGCGGCAGCGGTCTTCTTCCAGAAGTTCCGCACCAGCAAGGTCATGGGGTGGATCATGAAAGTCGTCAAGCCGCTCTGCATCGGCATGATCCTGGAAGTGCTGCTCAGCCTGAGCCTGAGCACCTACGCAGGCGAGGGCGGCATCCGCTTCGTCGGCATCGCCATCGGCCTGCTCTGCTTCTGGCTGCTGCAAAAGAAAAAGATGAGTGTGCCGAAGGTCATCGGCATTGCGGCCACGCTGGGCGTGGTCGGTTTCGGCGTATTGTAA
- a CDS encoding MATE family efflux transporter translates to MEETKKKGSGTTDLTVGRPLTRILQFALPLVLGTLFQQLYSFVDTIIVGRCIGTDALGAVGTTYSLNFMIVGFVLATCNGFGIPVAESFGAKDRDDLHKYLFNGAVLCVGMSLVFAVGTTLVAAPLLQLIHTPAELLENAVHYIRIIFLGIPATVLYNYSSTVLRSLGDSKHPFYFLLVSSFLNIALDVLFIVPLGMGVEGAAIATVISQLVSGILCTWWFFTKVEDIHFTRENCVLSGRHCKRLAYIGFPMGFEYSVSAIGAVIMQDAINQLGSVAVAAQTAGEKIRQMFTLPMESVGMAMATYVGQNHGAGRTDRVRQGIRDGCIIQAGYSAIAWVAVFLVKRWAVGLVLGDAEPAIFNGAVEYLTVISVLFVLLGFLMIFRYTLQGLGYSVQAVISGVGELIGRALGGWLAVHQLGYLGICISNPLAWGFALCYCVFMVTRVLKKESRAS, encoded by the coding sequence ATGGAGGAAACAAAGAAAAAGGGTTCCGGTACCACCGACCTGACCGTTGGCCGGCCGCTGACCCGCATTTTGCAGTTCGCCCTGCCGCTGGTGCTGGGAACGCTGTTCCAGCAGCTGTACAGCTTTGTGGACACGATCATCGTGGGGCGCTGCATCGGCACCGATGCGCTGGGCGCGGTGGGCACGACCTACTCGCTGAATTTTATGATCGTGGGCTTCGTGCTGGCCACCTGCAACGGCTTCGGCATCCCGGTGGCTGAGAGCTTCGGCGCAAAGGACCGGGATGACCTGCACAAGTACCTGTTCAACGGTGCCGTGCTCTGCGTGGGGATGAGTCTGGTCTTTGCGGTGGGCACGACTCTCGTTGCGGCCCCGCTGCTGCAGCTCATCCACACCCCGGCAGAGCTGCTGGAGAATGCCGTGCACTACATCCGCATCATCTTCCTGGGCATCCCTGCGACGGTGCTGTACAACTATTCGTCCACCGTTCTGCGCAGTCTGGGCGACTCGAAGCATCCGTTCTACTTCCTGCTGGTGTCCAGCTTCCTGAACATTGCGCTGGACGTGCTGTTCATCGTGCCGCTGGGCATGGGCGTCGAGGGCGCGGCCATCGCGACGGTGATCAGCCAGCTCGTCAGCGGCATCCTCTGCACCTGGTGGTTCTTCACCAAAGTGGAGGACATCCACTTCACCAGAGAGAACTGCGTCCTTTCCGGCAGGCACTGCAAGCGGCTGGCCTACATCGGCTTCCCGATGGGGTTTGAGTATTCGGTCTCGGCCATCGGCGCCGTCATCATGCAGGACGCCATCAACCAGCTGGGCAGCGTGGCCGTGGCCGCGCAGACCGCCGGTGAGAAAATCCGCCAGATGTTCACCCTGCCCATGGAGAGTGTCGGCATGGCCATGGCGACTTATGTGGGCCAGAACCACGGTGCGGGCCGCACCGACCGCGTCCGACAGGGCATCCGGGACGGCTGCATCATCCAGGCGGGATACAGCGCCATTGCATGGGTCGCGGTCTTCCTGGTCAAGCGCTGGGCCGTGGGCCTGGTGCTGGGCGATGCCGAACCGGCCATCTTCAACGGTGCGGTGGAGTACCTGACCGTCATCAGTGTGCTGTTCGTTCTGCTGGGCTTCCTGATGATCTTCCGCTACACGCTGCAGGGCCTCGGCTACAGCGTACAGGCCGTCATCTCCGGCGTGGGCGAGCTCATCGGCCGCGCCCTCGGCGGCTGGCTGGCCGTGCACCAGCTGGGCTATCTCGGCATCTGCATCTCGAACCCCCTTGCCTGGGGCTTTGCCCTGTGCTACTGCGTGTTCATGGTCACGCGGGTGCTGAAAAAGGAGAGCCGGGCGTCATAA
- a CDS encoding LysR family transcriptional regulator, with the protein MNWNQLRYVLTIAEEKSITRAAQRLYLTQPSLSLSLKALEEELGTPLFTRGPDGLEPTYAGSLFCAWAAETDISFGRLNDKLSDIASGRRQLLRLGVSPHRGNLLLPTILSAFYRQFPSCEVHTVELSTTLLRLQLDAKQLDFIVDVPSPDTVTYCNELLLNEPILLAVPRSFLPRIQPQSGALELNALSGEPFILLPPEQMLGGICQKMCEQAGFLPDLRLQCSSVERALSLAAQQLGITFAPLIFAQRQFYGEELCYFHIARVETSRPLALVYPRSNYQSAPLKAMLELFRIQVPKLYGL; encoded by the coding sequence ATGAACTGGAACCAGCTGCGCTATGTTCTGACCATCGCGGAGGAAAAAAGCATCACCCGCGCGGCTCAGAGACTTTACCTGACCCAGCCGTCCCTTTCGCTGAGCCTGAAGGCACTGGAAGAGGAGCTGGGCACCCCGCTGTTCACCCGCGGGCCCGACGGGCTGGAGCCCACCTACGCGGGCAGCCTGTTCTGCGCCTGGGCTGCGGAGACCGACATCTCTTTCGGGCGGCTGAACGACAAGCTCAGCGACATCGCTTCCGGCCGGCGCCAGCTGCTTCGGCTGGGCGTCAGCCCCCACCGGGGCAATCTGCTGCTGCCCACCATCCTGTCGGCGTTTTACCGGCAGTTCCCCAGCTGCGAAGTCCACACGGTGGAGCTTTCCACCACCCTGCTGCGCCTTCAGCTGGACGCCAAACAGCTGGATTTCATCGTGGACGTGCCCAGCCCCGACACCGTGACCTACTGCAACGAGCTGCTGCTGAACGAGCCCATCCTGCTGGCCGTGCCCCGGTCGTTCCTGCCCCGCATCCAGCCGCAGAGCGGTGCGCTGGAGCTGAACGCCCTCAGCGGCGAGCCGTTCATCCTGCTGCCGCCGGAGCAGATGCTGGGCGGCATCTGCCAGAAAATGTGCGAGCAGGCGGGCTTTCTGCCCGACCTGCGGCTCCAGTGCAGCAGCGTGGAGCGCGCGCTGAGCCTGGCCGCGCAGCAGCTCGGCATCACCTTTGCACCGCTGATCTTTGCCCAGCGGCAGTTCTACGGCGAGGAGCTGTGCTACTTCCACATTGCCAGAGTCGAGACCAGCCGCCCGCTGGCCCTCGTCTACCCCCGCAGCAACTACCAAAGCGCCCCCCTCAAGGCCATGCTGGAGCTGTTCCGCATTCAGGTGCCGAAGCTCTATGGTTTATAA
- a CDS encoding TVP38/TMEM64 family protein — translation MESTLISFVHQLGTLEFWQTLLDSFGDLGPLAPIFLAMVESFFPPLPLIAIVALNVAAHGGLFGFVYSWVGVMLGGTLMFLFWRRVLKQFFWKFASRSQKLEKAEQWVSRFDVSSLFMLSVLPFTPSSFMHFAFGISDFDEKRYLITMLLGKGVMVAMMALFGQSLVSSMKNPVYLVLAVVIWGAMYWGSKRFCKKHDL, via the coding sequence ATGGAAAGCACCCTGATCAGCTTTGTGCACCAGCTGGGAACGCTGGAATTCTGGCAGACATTACTGGACAGCTTCGGAGACCTCGGCCCCCTTGCGCCCATCTTTCTGGCAATGGTGGAGTCGTTTTTTCCGCCGCTGCCCCTCATCGCCATCGTGGCGCTGAATGTGGCGGCCCACGGCGGCCTTTTCGGTTTTGTGTACAGCTGGGTGGGCGTCATGCTGGGCGGCACCCTGATGTTCCTGTTCTGGCGGCGGGTGCTCAAACAGTTCTTCTGGAAGTTCGCCAGCCGTTCCCAGAAGCTGGAAAAAGCTGAGCAGTGGGTCAGCCGGTTCGACGTTTCGTCCCTGTTCATGCTGTCGGTGCTGCCGTTCACCCCTTCGTCCTTCATGCACTTTGCCTTCGGTATCTCGGATTTTGACGAAAAACGCTACCTCATCACCATGCTGCTGGGCAAGGGTGTGATGGTGGCCATGATGGCCCTCTTCGGCCAGTCCCTCGTCAGTTCGATGAAGAACCCGGTCTACCTCGTCCTCGCCGTCGTCATCTGGGGCGCAATGTACTGGGGCAGCAAGCGGTTCTGCAAAAAACATGATCTGTAA
- a CDS encoding chromate transporter, translated as MLEKAIHRTAQKKTEAAPEQTSRVKMALLIFAYFIKIGSFTFGSGWSILAQMEQEFVDKRRWLTKQELLELVAVGKSLPGIMITNITMLFGYQMAGVLGGVLAVLGIALPAVVVLSLVTLAYDAIKSNYWVWAALQGVQCAVVPIIGGAAISLGKEALKDKASVFICLAALAVCHFTSISNIVLILAGVVAALVWMEGKEHA; from the coding sequence ATGTTGGAAAAAGCAATTCATAGAACCGCACAAAAAAAGACCGAAGCCGCCCCGGAGCAGACCTCCCGCGTGAAGATGGCGCTTCTGATCTTTGCATACTTTATTAAGATCGGCTCCTTCACCTTTGGCAGCGGATGGAGCATCCTGGCCCAGATGGAGCAGGAGTTCGTGGACAAGCGCCGCTGGCTGACCAAGCAGGAGCTGCTGGAGCTGGTGGCCGTGGGCAAATCACTGCCCGGCATCATGATCACCAACATCACGATGCTGTTCGGCTACCAGATGGCTGGGGTGCTGGGCGGTGTTCTGGCCGTGCTGGGCATCGCGCTGCCGGCCGTGGTGGTGCTGAGCCTGGTCACGCTGGCGTACGATGCCATCAAATCGAATTACTGGGTCTGGGCCGCGCTGCAGGGCGTGCAGTGCGCGGTGGTGCCCATCATCGGCGGGGCGGCCATCTCGCTGGGCAAAGAGGCCCTGAAGGATAAGGCGAGCGTCTTCATCTGCCTGGCGGCGCTGGCCGTCTGCCACTTCACGAGCATCAGCAACATCGTGCTGATCCTGGCGGGTGTTGTGGCCGCGCTGGTCTGGATGGAGGGGAAGGAACATGCTTGA
- a CDS encoding Cof-type HAD-IIB family hydrolase: MNGSKIRVLALDLDGTLTNDEKIVTPRTRAALDAAAAQGVTIVLASGRPTAGITPLAKELGLDKKGGCILAYNGGKIVDCATGAALYQKLLAPEFVPQLCRFAAEQDVALLTYDARGIVCERDQDPWARKECVTTKLEMYHVDDLASYVDYPICKMLLTVDPARRDAVCAAGRQQFEGKIDIYPSSPFFIEAVPLGVMKDVSLGALLERMGLTRENLMACGDGLNDRSMIAFAGVGVAMQNAEDAVKEVADYVTAADNNHDGVAEAIEKFILQ, from the coding sequence ATGAACGGATCGAAAATTCGGGTGCTGGCGCTGGATCTGGACGGCACCCTGACCAATGATGAAAAGATCGTTACCCCCCGCACCCGCGCGGCGCTGGACGCAGCAGCGGCGCAGGGCGTGACCATCGTGCTGGCTTCCGGCCGGCCTACGGCGGGCATCACCCCGCTGGCAAAGGAACTGGGGCTGGACAAAAAGGGCGGCTGCATCCTGGCCTACAATGGCGGAAAGATCGTGGACTGCGCCACCGGTGCGGCCCTATATCAGAAGCTGCTGGCCCCGGAGTTCGTGCCCCAGCTGTGCCGGTTTGCGGCAGAGCAGGACGTCGCGCTCCTGACCTACGATGCCCGCGGCATCGTCTGTGAGCGCGACCAGGACCCCTGGGCCCGGAAGGAGTGCGTGACCACTAAGCTGGAGATGTACCATGTGGACGATCTGGCTTCCTATGTGGATTACCCCATCTGCAAGATGCTCCTCACCGTGGACCCCGCCCGCCGCGACGCCGTCTGCGCCGCAGGCCGGCAGCAGTTCGAGGGCAAAATCGACATCTACCCCTCCAGCCCCTTCTTCATCGAGGCCGTGCCGCTGGGCGTGATGAAGGACGTCAGCCTGGGCGCTCTGCTGGAACGCATGGGCCTGACCCGCGAGAACCTGATGGCCTGCGGCGACGGTCTGAACGACCGCTCGATGATCGCCTTTGCGGGCGTGGGCGTCGCCATGCAGAACGCTGAGGACGCCGTGAAGGAGGTCGCCGACTACGTGACCGCCGCCGACAACAACCACGACGGCGTCGCCGAGGCCATTGAGAAATTCATTTTACAGTGA